Proteins encoded together in one Salarchaeum sp. JOR-1 window:
- a CDS encoding molybdenum cofactor biosynthesis protein B, whose product MVDFQSRDTDDSEPADAEGEQGDESHEHEGREHDHSHEHDHSHHHDADIDALGVGVVTVSSSRSLDDDPSGDAIETAFESEGHEVVTRELVRDDYDRVQAVVNRLVGRDDVDAVVTTGGTGVTPDDRTVEAVRPLLEKRLPGFGELFRRLSFDDIGTRVVGTRALAGIADGVPVFCLPGSENAATLGAQDIIVPEAPHLAGLSQRADEADEE is encoded by the coding sequence ATGGTCGACTTCCAGTCCCGCGACACCGACGACTCGGAACCGGCGGACGCCGAGGGCGAGCAGGGCGACGAGAGCCACGAACACGAGGGGCGCGAGCACGACCACAGCCACGAGCACGACCACAGCCACCACCACGACGCTGATATCGACGCGCTCGGCGTCGGCGTGGTAACGGTGTCGTCGTCGCGGAGTCTGGACGACGACCCGAGCGGGGACGCCATCGAGACGGCGTTCGAGAGCGAGGGCCACGAGGTCGTCACCCGCGAACTGGTACGAGACGACTACGACCGCGTGCAGGCGGTCGTGAACCGCCTCGTCGGCCGGGACGACGTGGACGCGGTCGTCACGACGGGCGGGACGGGCGTCACGCCGGACGACCGGACCGTCGAGGCGGTGCGCCCGCTCCTGGAAAAACGCCTTCCCGGATTCGGCGAACTGTTCCGCCGGCTCTCCTTCGACGACATCGGCACGCGCGTCGTCGGCACGCGCGCGCTCGCCGGCATCGCGGACGGCGTCCCGGTCTTCTGCCTCCCCGGGAGCGAGAACGCCGCGACGCTCGGCGCGCAAGACATCATCGTCCCCGAGGCCCCCCACCTCGCCGGGCTCTCCCAGCGCGCGGACGAGGCGGACGAGGAGTGA
- a CDS encoding 5-formyltetrahydrofolate cyclo-ligase: MTDKQAIRERVWDALDEDGVARFPFPPHGRIPNFAGAETAADRLADTDAWQSAAVVKANPDAPQLPVRRSALRDGKTVYMAVPRLRDKECFLELDPGTIDPENYDRAPALSNVEAYATQVGPAAVPEIDLVVSGSVAVTEGGARIGKGEGYSDLEYAILHDLGLVAAAGSHRTASGETAGTTVATTVHERQVVEDATPDDHDVPLDFVVTPERTIATETPHERPAGVDWDALSEERIAEIPVLERLQPDERL, encoded by the coding sequence GTGACCGACAAACAGGCGATTCGCGAACGCGTCTGGGACGCACTCGACGAGGACGGCGTCGCGCGTTTCCCGTTCCCGCCGCACGGCCGCATCCCGAACTTCGCGGGCGCGGAGACCGCAGCCGACCGCCTCGCCGACACGGACGCCTGGCAGTCGGCGGCCGTGGTGAAGGCGAACCCGGACGCGCCCCAGCTTCCCGTGCGGCGGAGCGCGCTCCGCGACGGCAAAACCGTCTACATGGCCGTTCCACGGCTCAGGGACAAGGAGTGCTTCCTCGAACTCGACCCCGGCACTATCGACCCCGAGAACTACGACCGCGCGCCCGCGCTCTCGAATGTGGAGGCGTACGCCACCCAGGTCGGGCCGGCGGCCGTCCCGGAAATCGACCTCGTCGTGTCCGGGAGCGTCGCCGTCACCGAGGGCGGCGCGCGAATCGGGAAGGGCGAGGGGTACAGCGACCTCGAATACGCGATACTCCACGACCTCGGGCTGGTGGCGGCCGCTGGGAGCCACCGAACGGCGAGCGGTGAAACCGCGGGCACGACGGTCGCGACGACGGTGCACGAACGCCAGGTAGTCGAGGACGCGACGCCGGACGACCACGACGTGCCGCTGGATTTTGTGGTGACGCCCGAACGAACGATTGCGACGGAGACGCCGCACGAACGCCCCGCGGGCGTGGACTGGGACGCGCTGAGCGAGGAGCGAATCGCGGAGATACCGGTGCTGGAGCGCCTACAGCCGGACGAGCGTTTATAA
- a CDS encoding cupin domain-containing protein codes for MDVHDLDFAPEAGEVATSELYYSEDVLVKAFALGPGGELSPHDHPGQTNAFHVVEGTVVVVQGDEERAVDAPGVVVHEPGVPHGARNESGEIAVFTATMAPMD; via the coding sequence ATGGACGTACACGACCTCGACTTCGCGCCCGAAGCGGGCGAGGTAGCGACCAGTGAACTGTACTACTCCGAGGACGTGCTCGTGAAGGCGTTCGCGCTCGGTCCGGGCGGCGAACTCAGCCCGCACGACCATCCCGGACAGACGAACGCGTTCCACGTCGTCGAGGGAACGGTCGTCGTCGTGCAGGGCGACGAGGAGCGAGCGGTGGACGCGCCCGGTGTCGTCGTCCACGAACCCGGCGTCCCGCACGGCGCGCGAAACGAGAGCGGCGAAATCGCGGTGTTCACGGCGACGATGGCGCCGATGGACTAG
- a CDS encoding CTP synthetase has protein sequence MNAILVGPDRGLGDALGAQGVSVERIGLGSAAELEDAGVADADVLVLTDVGESTAVSVALELNDRLKTVVYSPDTIPEFVRGQLDLALDTELLDPDLVAEELAGVEA, from the coding sequence ATGAATGCAATTCTCGTCGGCCCCGACCGCGGACTCGGTGACGCCCTCGGCGCGCAGGGCGTCTCGGTCGAACGCATCGGCCTCGGGAGCGCCGCGGAACTGGAGGACGCGGGCGTCGCGGACGCGGACGTGTTAGTGCTGACGGACGTGGGTGAATCGACCGCGGTGTCGGTCGCGCTCGAACTGAACGACCGCCTGAAGACCGTGGTGTACTCGCCCGACACGATTCCGGAGTTCGTCCGCGGACAGCTCGACCTCGCGCTCGACACCGAGCTCCTCGACCCCGACCTGGTTGCGGAGGAGCTCGCGGGCGTCGAAGCCTAA
- the guaA gene encoding glutamine-hydrolyzing GMP synthase has protein sequence MVDVDEFIEDAKTEIAEELGDSTAIIALSGGVDSSTAAALAYEAVGEQLVPVYVDTGLMRKGETEEIEEVFGYMDSLRVVDAADRFLGALEGVTDPEEKRKVIGEQFIREFETVARETDADYLVQGTIYPDRIESEGNIKSHHNVGGLPDAVDFEGIVEPLRDLYKDEVRSVARELGLEEVISERMPFPGPGLAVRVVGEVTREKVRVAREATHIVEDELEEYEPWQAFAAVLGKATGVKGDNRVHGHVVAVRSVESRDGMTARAQELDWETLQRLQSRITGTVEDVSRVVYDVTHKPPATIEYE, from the coding sequence ATGGTGGACGTAGACGAGTTCATCGAGGACGCGAAAACCGAAATCGCGGAGGAGCTCGGCGACAGCACGGCCATCATCGCGCTCTCCGGCGGCGTGGACTCCTCGACGGCGGCGGCGCTCGCGTACGAGGCCGTCGGCGAGCAGCTCGTGCCCGTGTACGTGGACACCGGATTGATGCGGAAGGGCGAGACGGAGGAGATCGAGGAGGTGTTCGGGTACATGGACAGCCTCCGCGTCGTCGACGCCGCAGACCGCTTCCTCGGCGCGCTGGAGGGCGTGACAGACCCCGAGGAGAAGCGGAAGGTCATCGGCGAGCAGTTCATCCGGGAGTTCGAGACCGTCGCGCGGGAGACCGACGCGGACTACCTCGTGCAGGGCACCATCTACCCGGATCGCATCGAGAGCGAGGGGAACATCAAGAGCCACCACAACGTCGGCGGCCTTCCCGACGCCGTGGACTTCGAGGGCATCGTCGAACCGCTGCGCGACCTCTACAAGGACGAGGTGCGCTCCGTCGCGCGCGAACTCGGCCTCGAGGAGGTCATCAGCGAACGGATGCCGTTCCCCGGCCCCGGACTCGCCGTGCGCGTCGTCGGCGAGGTCACGCGGGAGAAGGTGCGGGTCGCCCGCGAGGCGACGCACATCGTCGAGGACGAACTGGAGGAGTACGAGCCCTGGCAGGCGTTCGCGGCCGTGCTCGGGAAAGCGACCGGCGTGAAGGGCGACAATCGCGTGCACGGTCACGTGGTCGCCGTTCGGTCCGTCGAAAGCCGTGACGGGATGACCGCGCGCGCCCAGGAGCTCGACTGGGAGACGCTCCAGCGCCTCCAGAGCCGCATCACGGGAACGGTCGAGGACGTGAGTCGCGTCGTGTACGACGTGACGCACAAGCCGCCCGCGACCATCGAGTACGAGTAA
- a CDS encoding CTP synthase — translation MPTETGYDPSLGDKFVFVTGGVMSGLGKGITAASLGRLLSNAGFDVTAVKVDPYLNVDAGTMNPYQHGEVYVLKDGGEVDLDLGNYERFLDADMTSDHNVTTGKVYQEVIERERAGDYLGKTVQVIPHVTDDIKRRIREAAAGSDVCLVEIGGTVGDIEGMPYLEALRQFSHEQDDEDILFAHVTLVPDSKNGEQKTKPTQHSVKELRSIGLQPDILVGRNPERLEESVKEKIALFCDVPTDAVFSNPDVEDIYHVPLVLEEEGLDEYVMSELAIDGDALPAGERSTEWRDLVTRDTEGDVDIALVGKYALEDAYISIHESLKHAGLHERVDVNVKWVDSEKMNDDHRERLESADGVVVPGGFGSRGIEGKLEAVRYARENGVPFLGLCLGFQLAVVEYARNVLGLAGAHSAEIEEDTPYPVIDLLPEQYDMEDLGGTMRLGAHETKIEPGTLAHEVYGDTSCTERHRHRYEVNPEYIDDLTSDGLTFSGHAGNRMEIVELDSHPYFLGTQFHPEFRSRPGRASPPFVGLLQAVLAETEVTA, via the coding sequence ATGCCGACGGAGACCGGATACGACCCATCACTGGGCGACAAATTCGTGTTCGTTACCGGGGGCGTGATGTCCGGCCTGGGGAAGGGCATCACGGCCGCGAGTCTCGGACGACTTCTCTCGAACGCCGGTTTCGACGTGACCGCCGTCAAGGTAGACCCCTACCTGAACGTCGACGCCGGGACGATGAACCCGTACCAACACGGCGAGGTGTACGTGCTCAAGGACGGCGGCGAGGTCGACCTCGACCTGGGGAACTACGAGCGCTTCCTCGACGCCGACATGACCTCCGACCACAACGTCACCACGGGGAAGGTGTACCAGGAGGTCATCGAGCGCGAGCGCGCCGGTGACTACCTCGGGAAGACCGTGCAGGTGATTCCGCACGTGACCGACGACATCAAGCGCCGCATCCGCGAGGCCGCGGCGGGGAGCGACGTGTGCCTCGTCGAGATCGGCGGCACCGTCGGGGACATCGAGGGGATGCCGTACCTCGAAGCGCTCCGGCAGTTCAGTCACGAGCAGGACGACGAGGACATCCTGTTCGCGCACGTTACGCTCGTCCCGGACTCGAAGAACGGCGAGCAGAAGACGAAGCCGACCCAGCACTCCGTGAAGGAACTGCGGAGTATCGGCCTGCAGCCCGACATTCTCGTCGGGCGAAACCCCGAGCGACTGGAGGAGAGCGTGAAGGAGAAGATCGCGCTGTTCTGCGACGTGCCGACCGACGCCGTGTTCTCGAACCCGGACGTAGAAGACATCTACCACGTCCCCCTGGTGCTCGAAGAGGAAGGGCTCGACGAGTACGTGATGAGCGAGCTCGCCATCGACGGCGACGCGCTCCCCGCGGGCGAGCGCTCGACGGAGTGGCGCGACCTCGTCACCCGGGACACCGAGGGCGACGTGGACATCGCGCTCGTCGGGAAGTACGCGCTCGAGGACGCCTACATCTCGATTCACGAGTCCCTCAAGCACGCCGGCCTGCACGAGCGCGTGGACGTGAACGTGAAGTGGGTGGACTCGGAGAAGATGAACGACGACCACCGCGAACGCCTCGAATCCGCGGACGGCGTCGTCGTCCCCGGCGGGTTCGGGAGTCGCGGAATCGAAGGGAAACTCGAAGCCGTTCGGTACGCCCGCGAGAACGGCGTCCCCTTCCTCGGGCTCTGCCTGGGCTTCCAGCTCGCGGTCGTGGAGTACGCGCGGAACGTCCTCGGACTGGCGGGCGCGCACTCCGCCGAAATCGAGGAGGACACGCCGTATCCGGTCATCGACCTGCTGCCCGAGCAGTACGACATGGAAGACCTCGGCGGGACGATGCGGCTCGGCGCGCACGAGACCAAGATCGAACCGGGAACGCTCGCACACGAGGTGTACGGCGACACGAGCTGCACGGAACGCCACCGCCACCGCTACGAGGTGAACCCGGAGTACATCGACGACCTCACGAGCGACGGCTTGACGTTCAGCGGGCACGCGGGTAACCGCATGGAGATCGTCGAACTCGACTCGCACCCGTACTTCCTCGGGACGCAGTTCCACCCCGAGTTCCGGAGCCGCCCCGGCCGCGCGAGCCCGCCGTTCGTCGGCCTACTGCAGGCGGTGCTCGCGGAGACGGAGGTGACCGCCTGA
- a CDS encoding dienelactone hydrolase family protein, which translates to MGETVLVPGVRRVEATLDGSRSADACVVACPPHPQHRGHRGDGRLTAVSDYLAERDIACLRFDYGPWDEGRGEREDARNALRWAADAYDDVGVFGFSFGGAIAALAAATPEIGVRAVSLLAPTAELESGLNAADALDDIKCPTQVVYGARDTTADWRPVVDRARENGMAVVELSADHFFVGKTDRVADAVGEFLVDALSA; encoded by the coding sequence ATGGGAGAGACAGTACTCGTTCCGGGCGTACGCCGGGTCGAAGCGACGCTCGACGGGTCGCGCTCCGCGGACGCGTGCGTGGTCGCGTGCCCGCCGCACCCACAGCACCGCGGCCACCGCGGCGACGGACGCCTCACCGCCGTCAGCGACTACCTGGCCGAGCGCGACATCGCGTGCCTCCGGTTCGACTACGGGCCGTGGGACGAGGGGCGGGGCGAGCGCGAGGACGCCCGGAACGCCCTCCGCTGGGCCGCCGACGCGTACGACGATGTGGGCGTGTTCGGGTTCAGTTTCGGCGGCGCGATAGCCGCGCTCGCCGCCGCGACCCCCGAAATCGGCGTCCGAGCCGTGAGCCTGCTCGCGCCGACGGCGGAACTCGAATCCGGGTTGAACGCGGCGGACGCGCTCGACGACATCAAGTGTCCGACGCAGGTCGTGTACGGCGCTCGCGACACCACGGCGGACTGGCGGCCCGTCGTCGACCGCGCCCGCGAGAACGGAATGGCGGTGGTGGAACTGTCCGCCGACCACTTCTTCGTCGGGAAGACCGACCGGGTCGCCGACGCGGTCGGCGAATTCCTCGTGGACGCGCTCTCGGCGTGA
- a CDS encoding PspA/IM30 family protein: MGLLSRLSYAIRSKLNALVGRTENPQEALDYSYERMQDERQNIRESLADLTAQKKRLEAQRSRLNENVEKHAKQAEEAMRQDREDLARRALEKKQAKVQQMKELDEQIAQLERTQADVEEKKEQLEQRIEEFRTKKETMKARHDAAEAQSRVNEALTGVGGEMGEVNRAVERATERTEEMEARAAALDELEERGALEATTGEDEITTELRAERSENEVDAELATLREEVQGERAVTDAEKDAESEVSEDEVEEELESLREEDS, translated from the coding sequence ATGGGACTGCTCTCGCGACTCTCGTACGCCATCCGGTCGAAACTGAACGCGCTCGTCGGGCGGACGGAGAACCCGCAGGAGGCGCTCGACTACTCCTACGAGCGAATGCAGGACGAACGGCAGAACATCAGGGAAAGCCTCGCAGACCTCACCGCGCAGAAGAAACGCCTCGAAGCCCAGCGCTCGCGGCTGAACGAGAACGTGGAGAAACACGCGAAGCAGGCGGAGGAGGCGATGCGCCAGGACCGCGAGGATCTGGCGCGCCGCGCGCTGGAGAAGAAGCAGGCGAAGGTCCAGCAGATGAAGGAACTGGACGAGCAGATAGCACAACTGGAGCGCACGCAGGCGGACGTAGAGGAGAAAAAGGAGCAACTCGAACAACGCATCGAGGAGTTCCGGACGAAGAAGGAGACGATGAAAGCGCGCCACGACGCCGCAGAGGCTCAGAGCCGGGTGAACGAGGCGTTGACGGGCGTCGGCGGGGAGATGGGTGAGGTGAACCGGGCGGTCGAGCGCGCGACCGAGCGAACCGAGGAGATGGAGGCGCGCGCGGCCGCACTCGACGAACTCGAGGAACGGGGCGCGCTCGAAGCGACGACGGGCGAGGACGAGATAACGACCGAACTCCGCGCGGAGCGCAGCGAGAACGAGGTGGACGCCGAACTGGCGACGCTGCGCGAGGAGGTTCAGGGCGAGCGCGCTGTCACGGACGCCGAGAAGGACGCGGAATCGGAGGTCTCCGAGGACGAAGTGGAGGAGGAACTCGAATCGCTGCGCGAAGAGGACTCCTGA
- a CDS encoding MFS transporter, translated as MNRNDRAIVGVAMLAHALVHTYELSIPILVTIWLTEFSTTTAELGLVVTVGMGLFGLGALPAGVLADHVGSKPLIAACVAGMGASFLALSVAPSVLVIALALVCWGVAASVYHPAGLSLISTGVTERGRGLAFHGIAGNVGIAAGPLATTLLLLAFDWRTVVVLLGVPAILAAGLVLLVSVDESAHEAGGKASGPPSSWSTFLDTSKTLFAGAFVLVFGIVMMSGLYYRGVLTFLPELLSDLDFVRAFAAESGIDDPARYVYSGLLAVGVLGQYAGGRLTDRMPPERGIAIAFGVLAVLAVAFMPLAGIGAIPLLAVSAVLGFFLFVVQPMYQALVAEYSPPETRGISYGFTYLGVFGVGALGAAVAGGLLAYATPFALFLALAAFAAIASVLGIRLTAS; from the coding sequence GTGAACCGGAACGACCGGGCCATCGTCGGCGTCGCGATGCTCGCGCACGCCCTGGTCCACACCTACGAACTCTCCATCCCCATCCTCGTCACCATCTGGCTCACCGAGTTCTCCACGACGACGGCGGAACTCGGGCTCGTGGTGACGGTCGGGATGGGCTTGTTCGGGTTGGGCGCGCTCCCCGCGGGCGTGCTCGCCGACCACGTCGGGTCGAAACCGCTCATCGCCGCGTGCGTCGCGGGGATGGGCGCGTCCTTCCTCGCGCTGAGCGTGGCACCGTCGGTGCTCGTCATCGCGCTCGCGCTCGTTTGCTGGGGCGTCGCGGCGAGCGTCTACCACCCCGCCGGCCTCTCCCTCATCAGCACGGGCGTCACCGAGCGCGGCCGCGGCCTCGCCTTCCACGGCATCGCCGGGAACGTCGGCATCGCCGCCGGCCCGCTCGCGACCACCCTCCTCCTCCTGGCGTTCGACTGGCGAACCGTCGTCGTCCTCCTCGGCGTCCCCGCCATCCTCGCCGCCGGTCTCGTCCTCCTCGTCTCCGTCGACGAGTCCGCGCACGAGGCGGGCGGGAAGGCGAGCGGCCCGCCCTCGTCGTGGAGCACGTTCCTCGACACCTCGAAGACGCTGTTCGCGGGCGCGTTCGTCCTCGTGTTCGGCATCGTGATGATGAGCGGGCTCTACTACCGCGGCGTCCTCACGTTCCTCCCGGAACTGCTCTCCGACCTCGACTTCGTCCGGGCGTTCGCCGCCGAGTCGGGGATCGACGACCCCGCGCGCTACGTCTACTCCGGCCTCCTGGCGGTGGGCGTGCTCGGGCAGTACGCGGGCGGCCGGCTCACGGACAGGATGCCGCCCGAGCGCGGCATCGCCATCGCGTTCGGCGTGCTCGCCGTGCTCGCCGTCGCGTTCATGCCGCTCGCCGGCATCGGCGCGATACCGCTGCTCGCGGTGAGCGCGGTACTCGGGTTCTTCCTGTTCGTCGTCCAGCCGATGTACCAGGCGCTCGTCGCGGAGTACTCGCCGCCCGAGACCCGCGGCATCTCGTACGGCTTCACGTACCTCGGCGTGTTCGGCGTCGGCGCGCTCGGCGCGGCAGTCGCGGGCGGCCTGCTCGCGTACGCCACGCCGTTCGCGTTGTTCCTCGCGCTCGCCGCGTTCGCCGCAATCGCCAGCGTGCTCGGAATCCGACTCACAGCGAGCTAG
- a CDS encoding HPP family protein, protein MLRTLVTGVHAAGLFCVLGVLAWLSGEPFVFPSLGPTAFVLAFGGVEGARRRVVGGHAIGAVAGFLAYTLLAGHAVLTAGFAPATVEGARLAASGTLSVALTAWGMLALDAVHPPACATTLIVSLGLLATPFEVAIIVASVGVLLGAHELANVYRKPET, encoded by the coding sequence GTGCTTCGAACGCTAGTAACGGGCGTGCACGCGGCCGGATTGTTCTGCGTCCTCGGCGTACTGGCGTGGCTGTCGGGCGAGCCGTTCGTGTTCCCGAGTCTCGGGCCGACCGCGTTCGTGCTGGCGTTCGGCGGCGTCGAGGGCGCGCGACGGCGCGTCGTCGGCGGGCACGCGATCGGCGCGGTGGCGGGATTCCTCGCGTACACGCTGCTCGCCGGGCACGCGGTTCTCACCGCGGGGTTCGCGCCCGCGACCGTGGAGGGCGCGCGCCTCGCGGCGAGCGGGACGCTCTCGGTCGCGCTCACGGCGTGGGGGATGCTCGCGCTGGACGCCGTCCACCCGCCCGCGTGCGCGACGACGCTCATCGTCTCACTCGGCCTCCTCGCGACCCCCTTCGAGGTCGCCATCATCGTCGCGAGCGTCGGCGTCCTGCTCGGCGCGCACGAACTCGCGAACGTCTACCGGAAACCCGAGACTTAA
- the thrS gene encoding threonine--tRNA ligase, whose translation MSTITVTLPDGSELDAESGETVEDVAYRIGEGLGRDTVAGVVDGDLVAKEEPLYEDCRIEIVTDSSEEYLDVLRHSAAHVFAQALQRLHPEAKLTIGPSTDEGFYYDVANVDLEESDLDDIEAEMADIVEADYPIERVEVPREEAFEFFEDNAFKQEILETEADGEDPVSFYEQGDWRDLCQGPHVDSTGEIGGFELLSVSAAYWRGDEDRETLTRVHGTAFPSESELEDFLEMREEAKERDHRKIGREMDLFSVPEHSPGCPHYHPNGMAIRRQLEDYVREKNDDLGFDEVRTPELNKAELWKPTGHYETFTENGEMFAWEQDDTEYGLKPMNCANHAHIYSESTHSYRDLPVRFSEFGNVYRNEQSGELSGLLRVRGMTQDDGHAFVRPDQIEGEILDILQAIEEIYGHFGLEVLYKLETRGEDAMGSADIWEQATDALVDALREEDLDYDVEEGEAAFYGPKIGINARDALGREWTIGTVQVDFNIPRNLDLTYIGEDNEEHHPVMIHRALLGSFERFMGVLIEHFKGQFPLWLAPEQVRVLPVTDDNIPYAREVASDLGDFRVEVEDRSWTVGRKIQQAHDDNVPYMLVVGGNEEDAGTVSVRDRQERERGGVALSSFREHLELEEEQKRRAVTFLA comes from the coding sequence ATGAGCACCATCACCGTCACGCTCCCCGACGGCTCGGAACTCGACGCCGAGTCCGGGGAGACGGTCGAGGACGTCGCGTATCGAATCGGCGAAGGCCTCGGCCGCGACACCGTCGCCGGCGTCGTGGACGGCGACCTCGTCGCGAAGGAGGAACCACTTTACGAGGACTGCCGCATCGAGATCGTCACCGACTCCTCGGAGGAGTATCTCGACGTGCTCCGGCACTCCGCCGCCCACGTGTTCGCGCAGGCCCTCCAGCGCCTCCACCCCGAGGCGAAACTCACCATCGGCCCCTCCACCGACGAGGGGTTCTACTACGACGTGGCGAACGTCGACCTGGAGGAGTCCGACCTGGACGATATCGAAGCGGAGATGGCGGACATCGTCGAGGCCGACTACCCCATCGAGCGCGTCGAAGTCCCCCGCGAGGAGGCGTTCGAGTTCTTCGAGGACAACGCGTTCAAGCAGGAGATTCTGGAGACGGAGGCCGACGGTGAAGACCCCGTCTCGTTCTACGAGCAGGGCGACTGGCGCGACCTCTGTCAGGGCCCGCACGTCGACTCGACGGGCGAGATCGGCGGCTTCGAACTCCTCTCCGTCTCCGCGGCGTACTGGCGGGGCGACGAGGACAGGGAGACGCTGACGCGCGTCCACGGCACCGCGTTCCCCAGCGAGTCCGAACTGGAGGACTTCCTGGAGATGCGCGAGGAGGCGAAGGAGCGCGACCACCGGAAGATCGGCCGGGAGATGGATCTCTTTTCGGTGCCCGAGCACAGCCCGGGTTGTCCGCACTACCACCCGAACGGGATGGCGATCCGCCGCCAGCTGGAGGACTACGTGCGGGAGAAGAACGACGACCTCGGGTTCGACGAGGTTCGGACGCCGGAGTTGAACAAGGCGGAGCTCTGGAAGCCGACCGGGCACTACGAGACGTTCACGGAGAACGGCGAGATGTTCGCGTGGGAGCAAGACGACACCGAGTACGGCCTGAAGCCGATGAACTGCGCGAACCACGCCCACATCTACTCGGAGTCCACGCACTCCTACCGCGACCTCCCCGTGCGGTTTTCGGAGTTCGGGAACGTCTACCGGAACGAGCAGTCGGGCGAGCTCTCCGGCCTCCTGCGGGTGCGCGGGATGACGCAGGACGACGGGCACGCGTTCGTCCGCCCCGACCAGATTGAGGGCGAGATCCTCGACATCCTCCAGGCGATCGAGGAGATCTACGGCCACTTCGGGCTCGAAGTCCTCTACAAACTGGAGACCCGGGGCGAGGACGCGATGGGGTCGGCGGACATCTGGGAGCAGGCGACGGACGCGCTCGTCGACGCCCTCCGCGAGGAGGATCTCGACTACGACGTCGAGGAGGGCGAAGCGGCGTTCTACGGCCCGAAAATCGGCATCAACGCGCGGGACGCGCTCGGCCGGGAGTGGACCATCGGGACGGTGCAGGTGGACTTCAACATCCCCCGCAACCTCGACCTCACCTACATCGGCGAGGACAACGAGGAACACCATCCCGTGATGATTCACCGCGCGCTCCTCGGGAGCTTCGAGCGCTTCATGGGCGTGCTCATCGAGCACTTCAAGGGCCAGTTCCCGCTCTGGCTCGCGCCCGAGCAGGTGCGCGTCCTCCCGGTCACGGACGACAACATCCCGTACGCCCGCGAGGTCGCGAGCGACCTCGGCGACTTCCGCGTCGAAGTCGAAGACCGCTCGTGGACGGTCGGGCGGAAGATCCAGCAGGCGCACGACGACAACGTCCCCTACATGCTCGTCGTCGGCGGAAACGAGGAGGACGCGGGGACGGTGAGCGTTCGGGATCGACAGGAGCGCGAGCGGGGCGGCGTGGCGCTCTCGTCGTTCCGCGAGCACCTTGAACTCGAGGAAGAACAGAAACGGCGCGCCGTGACGTTCCTCGCATAG
- a CDS encoding ZIP family metal transporter → MGWRIYALIFVAGLITAVGTGIGTIPLFWADDVNDRLDVGLWGLAGGLMASASIFGLGYEMYRHPGDTWIGLVGVLGGVLLVVLAHNVIERLDFDYDAHDIAEGDLQTVVSVFLVLLVHSFPEGLAIGVAFAHLPTSNTLAFWGFTIPLLAVVMTVTIAIHNMPEGVAIGVPLTGEEGVGNARMFGAAVFSSLPQPIGAVVAYYFLQFAQQFLEFGYGFAAGAMLYLVVQDIIPEGLEAGESLERPKRVLAAGGILGFLGFAPLVFFL, encoded by the coding sequence ATGGGTTGGCGCATCTACGCGCTCATCTTCGTCGCGGGGCTCATCACCGCGGTCGGCACGGGTATCGGCACTATTCCCCTCTTCTGGGCGGACGACGTCAACGACCGACTCGACGTCGGCCTCTGGGGGCTCGCGGGCGGCCTGATGGCGTCCGCCTCCATCTTCGGTCTCGGATACGAGATGTACCGGCATCCCGGCGACACCTGGATCGGGCTCGTGGGCGTTCTCGGTGGCGTCCTGCTCGTGGTTCTCGCGCACAACGTCATCGAACGACTCGACTTCGATTACGACGCCCACGACATCGCGGAGGGAGACCTCCAGACCGTGGTCTCGGTGTTCCTCGTCCTCCTCGTTCACTCGTTCCCGGAAGGGCTCGCCATCGGCGTCGCGTTCGCCCACCTCCCGACGTCGAACACGCTCGCGTTCTGGGGGTTCACCATCCCCCTGCTCGCCGTCGTGATGACCGTCACCATCGCCATCCACAACATGCCGGAGGGAGTCGCTATCGGCGTCCCGCTCACGGGCGAAGAGGGCGTCGGGAACGCCCGAATGTTCGGCGCCGCGGTCTTCTCGAGCCTCCCGCAGCCGATCGGCGCGGTCGTCGCGTACTATTTCCTCCAGTTCGCCCAGCAGTTCCTCGAGTTCGGGTACGGGTTCGCCGCGGGCGCGATGCTCTACCTCGTCGTTCAGGACATCATCCCCGAGGGCCTCGAGGCCGGCGAGAGCCTCGAACGCCCGAAGCGCGTGCTCGCAGCGGGCGGCATCCTCGGCTTCCTCGGGTTCGCGCCGCTCGTCTTCTTCCTCTAG